From Nilaparvata lugens isolate BPH chromosome 7, ASM1435652v1, whole genome shotgun sequence, one genomic window encodes:
- the LOC111045512 gene encoding omega-amidase NIT2 isoform X1, translating into MLTSKMASFKGLRVALIQMLVGEDKSENLKKAVNLITEAKKENPRLVALPECFNSPYGTKFFPEYAEPIPEGETCSVLSETAKKNNLYLVGGSIPEKCGDKFYNTCTVWSPEGKLIGLHRKMHLFDIDVKGGVRFCESDVLSSGNKLTTFDVDQCKVGVAICYDIRFSEMTKLYRKLGVDLLIYPAAFNTTTGPLHWELLARARAVDEQVFVAAVSPAQDLAADYKAYGHTILVSPWGKVLHQAEFAEKTIIADIDLNEVTNIRQQIPTFSQRRTELYDTIAKSSL; encoded by the exons ATGCTGACTTCTAAGATGGCTAGTTTTAAAG GTCTTAGAGTGGCTTTGATACAGATGTTAGTAGGAGAAGATAAATCAGAAAACCTTAAGAAAGCTGTCAACTTGATAACTGAAGCAAAAAAAGAGAATCCCAGATTGGTCGCCCTACCTGAATGCTTCAACTCACCGTATGGAACAA AGTTCTTCCCTGAATATGCTGAACCTATACCTGAAGGAGAGACTTGCAGTGTATTGTCTGAAACGGcaaagaagaataatttatatttagtgGGTGGCTCCATTCCTGAGAAATGTGGAGATAAATTTTACAACACGTGTACAGTCTGGAGTCCTGAGGGAAAATTGATTGGCCTCCACAGAAAG ATGCATCTGTTTGACATCGATGTGAAGGGAGGAGTAAGATTTTGTGAGTCTGATGTGTTGAGTTCAGGCAATAAGCTGACAACGTTTGACGTCGACCAATGCAAAGTAGGCGTTGCAATATGCTATGACATCAGATTTTCTGAAATGACAAAGCTTTACCGAAAACTAG GCGTTGACCTGCTGATTTACCCGGCGGCATTCAACACGACCACAGGGCCGCTGCACTGGGAGCTGTTGGCACGTGCGCGTGCGGTCGACGAGCAGGTGTTTGTGGCTGCCGTGTCCCCCGCCCAAGACCTGGCCGCCGACTACAAGGCCTATGGCCACACCATCCTTGTCAGCCCTTGGGGCAAGGTGCTGCACCAGGCCGAGTTCGCCGAGAAAACCATTATCGCCGATATAG ATTTGAATGAGGTGACAAATATACGCCAGCAGATACCTACATTCAGTCAACGGAGAACTGAACTTTATGATACTATTGCCAAAAGTTCTCTATGA
- the LOC111045512 gene encoding omega-amidase NIT2 isoform X2 — protein MMTGLRVALIQMLVGEDKSENLKKAVNLITEAKKENPRLVALPECFNSPYGTKFFPEYAEPIPEGETCSVLSETAKKNNLYLVGGSIPEKCGDKFYNTCTVWSPEGKLIGLHRKMHLFDIDVKGGVRFCESDVLSSGNKLTTFDVDQCKVGVAICYDIRFSEMTKLYRKLGVDLLIYPAAFNTTTGPLHWELLARARAVDEQVFVAAVSPAQDLAADYKAYGHTILVSPWGKVLHQAEFAEKTIIADIDLNEVTNIRQQIPTFSQRRTELYDTIAKSSL, from the exons atgatgacag GTCTTAGAGTGGCTTTGATACAGATGTTAGTAGGAGAAGATAAATCAGAAAACCTTAAGAAAGCTGTCAACTTGATAACTGAAGCAAAAAAAGAGAATCCCAGATTGGTCGCCCTACCTGAATGCTTCAACTCACCGTATGGAACAA AGTTCTTCCCTGAATATGCTGAACCTATACCTGAAGGAGAGACTTGCAGTGTATTGTCTGAAACGGcaaagaagaataatttatatttagtgGGTGGCTCCATTCCTGAGAAATGTGGAGATAAATTTTACAACACGTGTACAGTCTGGAGTCCTGAGGGAAAATTGATTGGCCTCCACAGAAAG ATGCATCTGTTTGACATCGATGTGAAGGGAGGAGTAAGATTTTGTGAGTCTGATGTGTTGAGTTCAGGCAATAAGCTGACAACGTTTGACGTCGACCAATGCAAAGTAGGCGTTGCAATATGCTATGACATCAGATTTTCTGAAATGACAAAGCTTTACCGAAAACTAG GCGTTGACCTGCTGATTTACCCGGCGGCATTCAACACGACCACAGGGCCGCTGCACTGGGAGCTGTTGGCACGTGCGCGTGCGGTCGACGAGCAGGTGTTTGTGGCTGCCGTGTCCCCCGCCCAAGACCTGGCCGCCGACTACAAGGCCTATGGCCACACCATCCTTGTCAGCCCTTGGGGCAAGGTGCTGCACCAGGCCGAGTTCGCCGAGAAAACCATTATCGCCGATATAG ATTTGAATGAGGTGACAAATATACGCCAGCAGATACCTACATTCAGTCAACGGAGAACTGAACTTTATGATACTATTGCCAAAAGTTCTCTATGA
- the LOC111045512 gene encoding omega-amidase NIT2 isoform X3, translating into MLVGEDKSENLKKAVNLITEAKKENPRLVALPECFNSPYGTKFFPEYAEPIPEGETCSVLSETAKKNNLYLVGGSIPEKCGDKFYNTCTVWSPEGKLIGLHRKMHLFDIDVKGGVRFCESDVLSSGNKLTTFDVDQCKVGVAICYDIRFSEMTKLYRKLGVDLLIYPAAFNTTTGPLHWELLARARAVDEQVFVAAVSPAQDLAADYKAYGHTILVSPWGKVLHQAEFAEKTIIADIDLNEVTNIRQQIPTFSQRRTELYDTIAKSSL; encoded by the exons ATGTTAGTAGGAGAAGATAAATCAGAAAACCTTAAGAAAGCTGTCAACTTGATAACTGAAGCAAAAAAAGAGAATCCCAGATTGGTCGCCCTACCTGAATGCTTCAACTCACCGTATGGAACAA AGTTCTTCCCTGAATATGCTGAACCTATACCTGAAGGAGAGACTTGCAGTGTATTGTCTGAAACGGcaaagaagaataatttatatttagtgGGTGGCTCCATTCCTGAGAAATGTGGAGATAAATTTTACAACACGTGTACAGTCTGGAGTCCTGAGGGAAAATTGATTGGCCTCCACAGAAAG ATGCATCTGTTTGACATCGATGTGAAGGGAGGAGTAAGATTTTGTGAGTCTGATGTGTTGAGTTCAGGCAATAAGCTGACAACGTTTGACGTCGACCAATGCAAAGTAGGCGTTGCAATATGCTATGACATCAGATTTTCTGAAATGACAAAGCTTTACCGAAAACTAG GCGTTGACCTGCTGATTTACCCGGCGGCATTCAACACGACCACAGGGCCGCTGCACTGGGAGCTGTTGGCACGTGCGCGTGCGGTCGACGAGCAGGTGTTTGTGGCTGCCGTGTCCCCCGCCCAAGACCTGGCCGCCGACTACAAGGCCTATGGCCACACCATCCTTGTCAGCCCTTGGGGCAAGGTGCTGCACCAGGCCGAGTTCGCCGAGAAAACCATTATCGCCGATATAG ATTTGAATGAGGTGACAAATATACGCCAGCAGATACCTACATTCAGTCAACGGAGAACTGAACTTTATGATACTATTGCCAAAAGTTCTCTATGA